ACGGGTCGAAGGGGCTCTTGCTCTCCTGCCAGTTGCCGGAGGCGTCGGGGTTCACCGTGTTCCGGCGGTTGACGAAGGCGTAGTCGCCGTAGATCCCGGCGTCGATGTGGCGTCCGCCGTCCGACGAGCGGCGCAACTGGAGCCCTGCGCCGGTGAGTTGGTCCCAGGTGATCTCGGTGGTCAGCTCGTACGCCGTGCCGGTGTGGTCGAGCAGGCGAGTGCCGGCGACTTCGAGGTCACCGAGGTGCACCGTGCGCGCGACGTGGTCGTCCAGGGCGGCGACCGGCCGGGAGGCGAGGTAGTACGTGCCGGAGGCGTCACGCTTCAGCGTCACCTCGCGGACGATCGAGTCCGTGCCGTTGAAGCCGTCGCAGTCGATCGTGGGCGTGGTGCCCGCGTAGTCCCAGTGGTTCAGCCAGCCGATGGCGTACCGGGCGGCCGGGTCGAGGCTGCCGTTCGCGTTCCGCTTCTCGAAGGTGACGGCGCCGTACCAGTCCCAGCCGTGGTCGAGCCACTGCGGTTCGGCGGCGTCGGGGGTGAACACGCTCCCGTCGAAGGCGCCCGTCCAATAGGCGTACGTGCTCGGCAGCCCGGCGCCCTTGCCGTTGGCGCTCACGCCCAGCACCCACTTCCAGGTGCCGTCCGCCGCCCGGATGCGGAACAGGTCGGGGCACTCCAGGACCCCGATGCCGTCCTTGATGAACCCGCTGACGTACGTCCACGACTTCAGGTCGACGGAGTGGTAGAAGCCCACCTTGTTGCCCTCGGCGAGCGTCATCACCCACCGCCCGCGCTCCTCGTCGCGGATCACCTTGGGGTCACGGAAGTCCCGTACGCCGGGGTTGGGCAGGACGGGGTCGGTGCCGTGGCTGGTGAACGTACGGCCGCCGTCCGTCGAGTAGTGCAGGTACTGCGCCTGAGTGACCTCGTCGGGCGCCATGGTGGCGAGGACGATCACCGCCCCCGCGCCGAAGCCCGCCGTGTTGTCCGAGTCCACCACCGCCGAGCCCGACCAGACGTCACCGTTGGGCGTGGCGTCCTTCGGCACGGCGATCCCGCGGTCGGTGAAGGCGACCAGGTCGCCGCTGGTGGCCAGGCGCCAGGCGGTGCCCGCCGTGGTGCCGCCCGTGAGGTAGTCCGAGTTGTACAGGTAGTAGTAGTGGTACTCCCCGTCGATCCAGATCGGCCGCTGCGGATCGTTCTTCCACTGGTCGGGGACCGTGAAGTGGTACTCGGCGCGGTAACTGGCGCAGGTGGACGCGGATTTGGGCTTCGCGGCGGCCGTGGGCGCGGCGGGTAGCAGCGCGGCCGAGGCGCCCGCGGCCGAGCCCGCGAGCAACGCTCTCCTGGACATCATGCGCATCACACATCGTTCCCTTCGTCGGGACGGCGGCTCATGTGATGCAGGACTGTGCGACCTAACTCGTTAAAGGTCAAGTGGTTCACGAGTATTGACAGGCTCATGGCCCGCTTCGCATCATCTGGGGCATCAACCCTGATCTAACACGAGTTAGGCCCGTTGGATGACCGACTCGCACGTCACTCGCCGCACACTGTTGCGGTACGGCGCCTATGGCGCGGGGGCCGCCGCGCTGGCCGGCACCGCCGCGAGCTGGGACCGGCTCACCGGAGCCGACATTCCCGGCCGGGACGACGGCTCCCTCGTCGTCGCCACCCTCGGCCCCGCCTACGGACCGGAGGCCATACGCACGCTCACCGAGGGCTTCAAGAAGGTCCACCCCGACATCAAGCTGCGCATCAACGCGGTGCAGGCCGTCGACTGGTCGGACTTCTTCGCGAAGATCCTCACCCAGATCGCCGCGGGCACCGCCCCGGACCTCGTCTACGTCGCCACCGAGGGCGTCCAGCTGTTCGCGCAGCGCCTCGGGGTCGCACTGGACCGCTGGGTGAAACGGGACGCGGCCGAGCTGCGCGAGTACTTCGCCGACGTCCACCCCTCGCTGGTGGAGTCGATGATGTACGAGGGGAGCCTCTACCAGCTGCCGGTCGAGTTCAACGCGGCCGACATGTACTTCAACACGCAGGTGCTCAAGCGGGCGGGCGCGGAGCTGCCACCCGCCGACTGGACCCGCGACGACTTCACCACGCTGCTGCGGGACATGAAGAAGTCGAGCGGCTCCCAGTTCACGCCGTACTTCTGGACCAACCGGCTGTGGGGCGGTGTCGTGCCCTGGCTGTTCGCGAACGACACGAACCTGCTCGCCGAGTCCAAGGCACCCGGCGGCGCCTGGCTGTGGGACTCCTTCTACCCGGCCGCCCAGCGGCAGGGTCGCGGGGGCGGTTTCCGCTGGACGACGCCGCAGGCCACCCACGACCGGGTGGAGGAGGCGTACGACTATCTCGCCTCCCTCATCCAGGAAGACCTGTGCACCCGCCCCGAGGGCGGCAACGGCCAGAACCTCAT
This genomic window from Streptomyces sp. DG2A-72 contains:
- a CDS encoding glycoside hydrolase family 32 protein, whose product is MRMMSRRALLAGSAAGASAALLPAAPTAAAKPKSASTCASYRAEYHFTVPDQWKNDPQRPIWIDGEYHYYYLYNSDYLTGGTTAGTAWRLATSGDLVAFTDRGIAVPKDATPNGDVWSGSAVVDSDNTAGFGAGAVIVLATMAPDEVTQAQYLHYSTDGGRTFTSHGTDPVLPNPGVRDFRDPKVIRDEERGRWVMTLAEGNKVGFYHSVDLKSWTYVSGFIKDGIGVLECPDLFRIRAADGTWKWVLGVSANGKGAGLPSTYAYWTGAFDGSVFTPDAAEPQWLDHGWDWYGAVTFEKRNANGSLDPAARYAIGWLNHWDYAGTTPTIDCDGFNGTDSIVREVTLKRDASGTYYLASRPVAALDDHVARTVHLGDLEVAGTRLLDHTGTAYELTTEITWDQLTGAGLQLRRSSDGGRHIDAGIYGDYAFVNRRNTVNPDASGNWQESKSPFDPSARTVRLRVLVDRTSVEMFVDDGRYVHSSEAFPYLVDTGLALFTIDGSAVFRNTVIREFAVRR
- a CDS encoding extracellular solute-binding protein; protein product: MTDSHVTRRTLLRYGAYGAGAAALAGTAASWDRLTGADIPGRDDGSLVVATLGPAYGPEAIRTLTEGFKKVHPDIKLRINAVQAVDWSDFFAKILTQIAAGTAPDLVYVATEGVQLFAQRLGVALDRWVKRDAAELREYFADVHPSLVESMMYEGSLYQLPVEFNAADMYFNTQVLKRAGAELPPADWTRDDFTTLLRDMKKSSGSQFTPYFWTNRLWGGVVPWLFANDTNLLAESKAPGGAWLWDSFYPAAQRQGRGGGFRWTTPQATHDRVEEAYDYLASLIQEDLCTRPEGGNGQNLIGVFSTGRVGVTPAGGFWAGGLHLAGMRRDGFDVQYFPRWRTQRMQYGAAGYALLRTSKKQDEAWEFIKFAARRDTLMRLFETNQTTPARRSMLTADRYRESGPSHWQVFYDTLDQFPDTGPIPAPPQVAEVEQVLLKHTGTALASPRSVRGALRRMQGDLEKAMERDV